From the genome of Aerococcus sanguinicola:
CTACCGCCCAATCTGCCGAGGAGGCCTTAGAATTAGTGAAAAAGACTCCACCTGACCTTGCCATCCTGGACATTATGTTGCCGGATATGAATGGCTTTGACCTGATGAAACGCCTGCGAGAAAAACAGAACTACCCCATCCTCTTCCTCTCTGCTCGAGGCGAAGCGGAAGACCGCTTGCGGGGCTATGACCTGGGTGCGGATGATTATGTGGTCAAGCCCTTTCTCGCCAAGGAATTATTGTATAAGATTACCGCTATTCTCAGACGGGCCTATCCCAAGGCCGAGAGCCGCTTTGACCTGGTCGATTGTCAAGTGGACCTGGAAGCAGCCGAAGTGATTCGTGGTCAGGACCGAACCCGACTGACCGCCAAGGAAGTGGCCCTCCTGCGCGTACTCTACCGTAACGAAGGGAAGATCGTCACCATCGATAATCTCTGCCAGGCCGTCTGGGGCGATAATCCTTTTGGCTATGAGGAAGCCCTGATGACCCATGTGCGCCGGGTGCGCAAGAAGATTGAAGCCAATCCCTCCCAACCCCAGTGTCTGGTCACTGCTAAGGGTCTGGGATATAAATTACTCACGAAAGGACATGTCTAATGGAAACTTGGCACAAGGCCCTCAGCCGCTACATCCGTATCGTCCTCAGCTCGGCAGCCCTTCTCCTAATGGTCAACCTCTTAGCCTTCGCCTTCCTGGCCAGCCCCTACCAAAAAGACAGCTCACCCTGGCGCCTTGCTGACCAGGTCGCCCAAGAAATCACTTATAAGGAGGGGACCTATCAGCTCAGTGCAAGCGGCGCCCAAGCCCTCAAGGAGGAGGGAGCCTGGGCCTTCCTAATCGCCAAGGACTCCCCCAAAATTCTCTGGCGGTCAGACCATATCCCCATTGACCTGGGCAATCAAGTCAGGACAGCTGATATTGCTTCCTTTAACAGCGGCTACCTGGCCGACTACCCCACTTTTACTGGAAGCTCTGACCTGGGACTCTTAGTGGTCGCCTTCCCTAAACAGAGCTATTGGAAGCTCCAGCATCCCAGCTGGCCCTATGCCTTCATTGCCAAGGCCCCTCAATATGTTACGTTGATGATTGGCCTTGACCTGGTCCTCCTCCTCGCCATCTACCTCTTCGCCAACCGCCGCTTATTGAGCTCGCTAGGTCCCTTGGCTGAAGCCATCCAAGCCCTCCCTAGTAAGCAAAAGCTGACCCTCACAGTATCGGGCCCCCTCGCCCAAATCGCCCAAAAAATCAACCAAGCCTCCGCCCTCCTCCACGACCAACAAAGCCAACTCAAGAAGAAGGACCAGGCCCGCAGTCAGTGGATCTCAAGCATCTCCCACGACATCCGCACCCCCCTCAGCATGGTTATGGGCTATGCCGACCAAGTAATGAGCAGCCAACACCTAAATCCCTCCGACCAGAAGAAAGTTGCAGCAATTTTCATCCAAGGGCAAAAAATCAAAGACCTCGTCGAAGACCTGAACCTCTCCTCGCGTCTGGACTACCAAATGCAGCCTCTAAAACTCGACCAAGTCAACCTCCTGGCCCTCAGCCGCCAAGTTGTCGCCGACTTCCTCAACAGCCTGGACGAAGACCGCTATCCCATAGCCTTCAACTACCAAGGACCAGGGACAGACTGCCTCATTTGGGCGGATAGCGGCCTGGTGCAAAGGGCCCTAACTAATCTCATCACCAACGCCATCCGCCACAATCCCCAAGGCTGCCGGATCCAAGTCGACCTCCAAGTCCTTGACGAAGCCATCATGATTAGCGTCTCCGACAATGGCCAAGGCCTGCCTCCAAACCAAGTCCAAGAGCTCCAAGCCGAAGTCTTCCAA
Proteins encoded in this window:
- a CDS encoding sensor histidine kinase, with the translated sequence METWHKALSRYIRIVLSSAALLLMVNLLAFAFLASPYQKDSSPWRLADQVAQEITYKEGTYQLSASGAQALKEEGAWAFLIAKDSPKILWRSDHIPIDLGNQVRTADIASFNSGYLADYPTFTGSSDLGLLVVAFPKQSYWKLQHPSWPYAFIAKAPQYVTLMIGLDLVLLLAIYLFANRRLLSSLGPLAEAIQALPSKQKLTLTVSGPLAQIAQKINQASALLHDQQSQLKKKDQARSQWISSISHDIRTPLSMVMGYADQVMSSQHLNPSDQKKVAAIFIQGQKIKDLVEDLNLSSRLDYQMQPLKLDQVNLLALSRQVVADFLNSLDEDRYPIAFNYQGPGTDCLIWADSGLVQRALTNLITNAIRHNPQGCRIQVDLQVLDEAIMISVSDNGQGLPPNQVQELQAEVFQENKDQAAFQGQHGLGLRIVRQIMANHHGDFQIRALSPQGFQARIIFPRNQQKLYKHSPFDVDS
- a CDS encoding response regulator transcription factor, with amino-acid sequence MTNHYLKEKKILLVDDQADLLEMTADFLRQGGYQKISTAQSAEEALELVKKTPPDLAILDIMLPDMNGFDLMKRLREKQNYPILFLSARGEAEDRLRGYDLGADDYVVKPFLAKELLYKITAILRRAYPKAESRFDLVDCQVDLEAAEVIRGQDRTRLTAKEVALLRVLYRNEGKIVTIDNLCQAVWGDNPFGYEEALMTHVRRVRKKIEANPSQPQCLVTAKGLGYKLLTKGHV